The following coding sequences are from one Anabas testudineus chromosome 16, fAnaTes1.2, whole genome shotgun sequence window:
- the LOC113169455 gene encoding CUB domain-containing protein 1-like codes for MSISTARVSLQTLLFLVFTVSGAQKLTITLNKASTIHISNTQVRGCRVCTGPVGSRQCGQSLLLKDTTSVSLLFDCSRPQDVFKVEIVQNIDCTTTWCNGHIIQTDSSYLPLLDFKRTFTWNLKASALTSVKIDFTKTGLRQIHPSEICPDSHTYTLQVPHTTGSVTIGKFCRGGLISNAQILNHGSFSLEVPAGQKLQNGQFDVSVGDTSNFAKITLTFPKGISSSELLSPNYPDSFPDDDEMEWHFQVSDKHKISVQFLKLTEPQCQRKKAEVVYQGMLIINLTVVTSFLAIVVIGLLVACVVIRKKKNRNHQTPANHANYSTYVLPGHSDLSTTNADEYHVYTKIDDTLVYSHLLEKVAC; via the exons gggCCCAGAAACTGACCATCACCCTTAATAAAGCCTCCACCATCCACATCAGCAATACCCAAGTCAGAGGATGCAGAGTGTGCACAGGACCAGTAGGCTCAAGGCAATGTGGTCAATCTCTACTGCTAAAAGACACCACGTCTGTCTCATTACTGTTCGACTGCTCCAGACCTCAAGATGTGTTCAAAGTGGAAATTGTGCAAAACATAG ATTGCACCACAACGTGGTGTAATGGCCACATCATCCAGACTGACTCCAGCTATCTCCCTTTACTGGATTTTAAACGCACATTCACCTGGAACCTGAAGGCCTCAGCGCTGACATCAGTGAAAATAGATTTCACCAAAACAGGTCTGAGACAGATCCATCCATCTGAGATATGTCCAGACAGTCACACCTACACCCTGCAGGTCCCGCATACGACAGGGAGCGTGACCATAGGGAAATTCTGCAGAGGGGGACTTATCAGTAATGCTCAGATATTGAATCATGGCAGCTTTTCTCTGGaagtcccagcaggacagaaGCTGCAAAATGGTCAGTTTGACGTGTCTGTCGGAGATACATCAA ACTTTGCTAAAATTACCCTGACATTCCCAAAGGGGATCTCGTCCTCCGAGCTTCTCTCTCCAAACTACCCAGACAGTTttcctgatgatgatgagatgGAGTGGCACTTTCAGGTCTCAGACAAACACAAGATCTCAGTTCAATTCCTAAAGCTCACAGAGCCACAatgtcagagaaagaaagcagaagtTGTGTACCAAG GCATGTTGATTATCAACCTGACTGTGGTGACCTCTTTCTTGGCAATTGTGGTCATTGGGCTGTTAGTGGCCTGTGTGGTGATACG gaagaagaaaaatcgTAATCATCAGACACCTGCAAACCATGCTAATTATAGCACCTACGTCCTGCCAGGACACAGCGACCTTTCTACGACAAATGCAGATGAGTACCATGTGTACACCAAAATTGATGATACACTGGTCTATTCACACCTACTGGAAAAAGTTGCGTGTTAG
- the fez2 gene encoding fasciculation and elongation protein zeta-2 isoform X2 → MAAPLDWASLGDLSLVSEQKGRAASAGDAAPQLLLDDDPHPELRDASFPPGGTGAFRSTEDLVNDFDEKLSVCFRDGSAQMEGSAAVREIREETLLEKDEIWTALTTSYGNAMPVDWKQSRTRSIHIPTFNVEEKPRKADVTAELSDDEELREQLDMHSIIVSCLAEEPLFTAEQVIEEIEEMMQDSPDAEAQHNPSQSDLSMLSLDVQRSSSSPGYEDRVRTLSVAELNERLEEVDTNIRRFSEELVQQLALRDELEFEKEVKNSFISALIDVQNRQKEHRELLKKKKKLKAGAGTSQGHTEKILGSYLTTVIPFEKKGHPPSIEDLQVLTKILHAMRDDSDKVPSLLTDYILKVLCPS, encoded by the exons ATGGCCGCACCTCTGGACTGGGCGAGTCTGGGGGACCTGAGCTTGGTTTCGGAGCAGAAAGGCCGCGCAGCCTCCGCGGGGGACGCGGCGCCGCAGCTCCTCCTGGACGACGATCCTCATCCCGAGCTGCGCGACGCTAGCTTCCCCCCCGGGGGAACCGGCGCCTTCAGGTCCACCGAGGACCTGGTGAACGATTTCGACGAGAAACTGTCCGTGTGCTTCCGAGATGGGAGCGCTCAGATGGAGGGCAGCGCTGCTGTGAGAGAGATCCGAGAGGAGACGCTCCTGGAAAAAGACGA GATCTGGACGGCTTTAACCACTAGCTATGGGAACGCGATGCCCGTAGATTGGAAACAGTCTCGAACCCGCTCCATCCACATCCCCACATTCAACGTGGAGGAGAAACCA AGAAAGGCTGATGTCACGGCCGAACTGTCGGACGACGAGGAGCTGAGGGAGCAGCTGGACATGCACTCCATCATTGTCTCCTGCCTCGCTGAGGAGCCCCTTTTCACCGCAGAGCAG GTTATCGAGGAGATAGAGGAGATGATGCAGGACTCTCCTGATGCCGAGGCACAGCACAACCCCTCTCAGTCAGACCTCTCGATGCTCTCACTGGACGTCCAGCGGTCGTCCAGCAGTCCAGGCTACGAGGACA GGGTGAGGACCCTGAGTGTTGCAGAGCTGAACGAACGACTGGAGGAGGTGGACACGAACATCCGGAGGTTCTCAGAGGAGCTGGTGCAGCAGCTGGCTCTCAGGGACGAGCTGGAGTTtgagaaagaggtgaagaacAGTTTCATCTCAGCGCTCATCGACGTCCAAAACCGGCAGAAGGAGCACCGGGAgctgctgaagaagaagaagaagcttaaGGCGGGAGCAGGAACGTCGCAGGGCCACACAGAGAAGATACTCGGTTCA TATTTGACCACTGTCATCCCTTTTGAGAAAAAAGGACACCCTCCTTCCATTGAGGACCTTCAGGTCTTGACCAAAA TTCTACATGCTATGAGAGATGACAGTGACAAGGTGCCCAGTCTCTTAACAGACTATATTCTCAAAG TGCTTTGCCCGTCATAG
- the clec3ba gene encoding tetranectin, producing MDTRAVWLMFCLLLLAQCTLQQTTPENKNGTQDSESSITIEELKKQIDHIVQELTLLKERQALQTVCLRGTKILGKCFLADPVKKTFHAAFDDCTAKGGSLSTPLTGDENYQLYSYVRQSIDPEEQIWLGINDMVTDGQWVDQSGSSLRFKNWETEITLQPDGGRRQNCAILSTTANGKWFDESCRAEKASVCEFNII from the exons ATGGACACTAGAGCTGTTTGGTTGATGTTTTGTCTTCTCCTGCTGGCTCAATGCACACTCCAGCAAACCACCCCAGAGAACAAAAATGGAACACAAG ACTCTGAGAGCAGCATCACAATAGAGGAGCTGAAGAAACAGATTGATCACATTGTTCAGGAGCTGACTTTGTTGAAAGAGCGCCAAGCTTTACAAACAG TTTGTCTGCGAGGCACAAAAATCCTTGGGAAGTGTTTCCTGGCTGACCCAGTGAAGAAGACATTTCACGCAGCCTTTGATGACTGCACAGCCAAAGGAGGCAGCCTAAGCACCCCTCTGACAGGAGATGAGAACTACCAGCTCTACAGCTACGTCCGCCAGAGTATCGACCCCGAGGAGCAGATCTGGCTGGGCATCAACGATATGGTGACTGACGGCCAGTGGGTGGACCAATCAGGGTCCAGTTTGCGCTTCAAAAACTGGGAGACTGAGATCACCCTGCAGCCggatggagggaggagacaGAACTGCGCCATCCTTTCCACTACAGCCAACGGCAAGTGGTTTGATGAGAGCTGCCGAGCTGAAAAGGCCTCGGTGTGTGAGTTCAACATCATCTGA
- the fez2 gene encoding fasciculation and elongation protein zeta-2 isoform X1, which yields MAAPLDWASLGDLSLVSEQKGRAASAGDAAPQLLLDDDPHPELRDASFPPGGTGAFRSTEDLVNDFDEKLSVCFRDGSAQMEGSAAVREIREETLLEKDEIWTALTTSYGNAMPVDWKQSRTRSIHIPTFNVEEKPRKADVTAELSDDEELREQLDMHSIIVSCLAEEPLFTAEQVIEEIEEMMQDSPDAEAQHNPSQSDLSMLSLDVQRSSSSPGYEDRVRTLSVAELNERLEEVDTNIRRFSEELVQQLALRDELEFEKEVKNSFISALIDVQNRQKEHRELLKKKKKLKAGAGTSQGHTEKILGSRFSMEGLSSVIQNSFRQTFGSGCSEKQYLTTVIPFEKKGHPPSIEDLQVLTKILHAMRDDSDKVPSLLTDYILKVLCPS from the exons ATGGCCGCACCTCTGGACTGGGCGAGTCTGGGGGACCTGAGCTTGGTTTCGGAGCAGAAAGGCCGCGCAGCCTCCGCGGGGGACGCGGCGCCGCAGCTCCTCCTGGACGACGATCCTCATCCCGAGCTGCGCGACGCTAGCTTCCCCCCCGGGGGAACCGGCGCCTTCAGGTCCACCGAGGACCTGGTGAACGATTTCGACGAGAAACTGTCCGTGTGCTTCCGAGATGGGAGCGCTCAGATGGAGGGCAGCGCTGCTGTGAGAGAGATCCGAGAGGAGACGCTCCTGGAAAAAGACGA GATCTGGACGGCTTTAACCACTAGCTATGGGAACGCGATGCCCGTAGATTGGAAACAGTCTCGAACCCGCTCCATCCACATCCCCACATTCAACGTGGAGGAGAAACCA AGAAAGGCTGATGTCACGGCCGAACTGTCGGACGACGAGGAGCTGAGGGAGCAGCTGGACATGCACTCCATCATTGTCTCCTGCCTCGCTGAGGAGCCCCTTTTCACCGCAGAGCAG GTTATCGAGGAGATAGAGGAGATGATGCAGGACTCTCCTGATGCCGAGGCACAGCACAACCCCTCTCAGTCAGACCTCTCGATGCTCTCACTGGACGTCCAGCGGTCGTCCAGCAGTCCAGGCTACGAGGACA GGGTGAGGACCCTGAGTGTTGCAGAGCTGAACGAACGACTGGAGGAGGTGGACACGAACATCCGGAGGTTCTCAGAGGAGCTGGTGCAGCAGCTGGCTCTCAGGGACGAGCTGGAGTTtgagaaagaggtgaagaacAGTTTCATCTCAGCGCTCATCGACGTCCAAAACCGGCAGAAGGAGCACCGGGAgctgctgaagaagaagaagaagcttaaGGCGGGAGCAGGAACGTCGCAGGGCCACACAGAGAAGATACTCGGTTCA cgCTTCAGCATGGAGGGACTCTCATCTGTCATTCAGAACAGCTTCCGGCAAACTTTTGGGAGTGGGTGCAGTGAAAAACAG TATTTGACCACTGTCATCCCTTTTGAGAAAAAAGGACACCCTCCTTCCATTGAGGACCTTCAGGTCTTGACCAAAA TTCTACATGCTATGAGAGATGACAGTGACAAGGTGCCCAGTCTCTTAACAGACTATATTCTCAAAG TGCTTTGCCCGTCATAG